A stretch of Kwoniella dendrophila CBS 6074 chromosome 2, complete sequence DNA encodes these proteins:
- a CDS encoding mannose-6-phosphate isomerase, class I has protein sequence MSHQSGLTRLIVHPNDYPWGKVGNDSLAGRLTKNACEPEFEFKPDQPYAELWMGTHPTNPAYLYSDKEKLLSKYLESNPDLLGSSDTKFGSPFTGKKGSGTEDQTKGHVPFLFKVLTCKQALPLQIHPNKDLAKLLHEQDPEKYPDVNHKPEIAVCLGSSFLGFASFRPYEQIKSFLNSIPEIKSLNSEIQNNIQTFTKESTGDNLRSLWESFLQLSDNEQFVKDFCKRVIEQGSQEAFKDFKGEGFSDKEKENLLKAVKSSNENYPGDGGLFSTLFFLNLVELKKGEGMYVGADGPHAWLEGEIVELMAISDNVLNVGFTPDEDKDDPSLVGKTVTCQSKTPKELILNSNKFSKSNKGNTVVYQVPFEEFSILNIKNDDSLKSFDGPAIALVLNGQWEISQSSTKKSEEDKVENAEEGYCYFIGAGTETTWKNVSKNKDEAEIWIAFYDADANKSEVGEK, from the exons atgtcACACCAATCGGGTTTAACTAGATTGATAGTTCATCCTAATGATTACCCTT GGGGTAAAGTAGGAAACGATAGTTTAGCAGGAAGGTTAACTAAGAATGCTTGTGAACCTGAATTCGAGTTCAAGCCTGATCAACCATATGCTGAG TTATGGATGGGAACTCATCCAACCAATCCAGCATATCTATATTCGGATAAGgaaaaattattatcaaaatatttaGAATCAAACCctgatttattaggtagtTCAGATACTAAATTTGGTTCACCATttacaggtaaaaaaggtagtGGAACAGAAGATCAAACTAAAGGTCATGTACCATTCTTATTTAAAGTTTTAACTTGTAAACAAGCTTTACCATTACAAATTCATCCtaataaagatttagctaaactATTACATGAACAAGATCCTGAGAAGTATCCAGA CGTAAATCATAAACCTGAAATAGCAGTTTGCTTAGGATCATCATTTTTGGGATTTGCATCATTTAGACCATATGAACAAATTAAATCTTTCCTTAATAGTATTCCAGAAAttaaatcattaaattctgaaattcaaaataataTACAAACTTTTACAAAGGAAAGTACAGGTGATAATTTAAGATCATTATGGGAATCTTTCCTACAATTAAGTGATAATGAACAATTTGTAAAAGATTTTTGTAAAAGAGTGATTGAACAAGGTTCACAAGAAGCTTTTAAAGATtttaaaggtgaaggatttagtgataaagaaaaagaaaatttattAAAAGCTGTTAAAAGTTCAAATGAAAATTATCCTGGTGATGGTGGTTTATTCTCAACTTT ATTCTTCCTTAATCTCgttgaattgaaaaaaggcGAAGGTATGTATGTAGGTGCTGATGGACCACATGCATGGCTTGAAGGCG AAATCGTCGAATTAATGGCAATTTCCGATAATGTATTAAACGTAGGATTTacacctgatgaagataaagatgatcctTCATTAGTTGGTAAAACAGTTACATGTCAATCTAAAACTCCTAAAGAATTAATcttaaattcaaataaattttcaaaatcaaataaaggAAATACAGTAGTTTATCAAGTACCTTTTGAAGAATTTAGTATATTAAACattaaaaatgatgattcacTAAAATCATTCGATGGTCCTGCTATAGCTTTAGTTTTAAATGGTCAATGGGAGATTTCTCAATCGTCAACAAAGAAGTCAGAAGAAGACAAGGTAgaaaatgctgaagaaggatatTGTTATTTTATTGGTGCAGGTACAGAAACTACATGGAAAAATGTATCAAAGAACAAGGATGAAGCTGAGATTTGGATCGCGTTTtatgatgctgatgctaATAAAAGTGAAGTTGGAGAAAAATAA